In a genomic window of Aggregatimonas sangjinii:
- a CDS encoding AraC family transcriptional regulator, whose protein sequence is MEAKNVAQGSFQEVLIEDGFFVLKIQNDTPEIQKVSREIDSSFIQFHFCLKGSATFVFNEGRYALEVSEENSLLLYNTQVDLPLNLELNANSWLVSVVMTIRKFHSLFSKEADYIPFLSADTKDKKYYAQEGVGPAIAVILSQIINYNLHPSIKELYIKGKVYELISLYFNKSPDADIEQCPFLVDEDNVRRIRKAKEIMISRMAEPPTLTELSEEIGLSMKKLKEGFKQIYGDSVFSFLFDYKMDYARKMLETGQHNVNEVGLKVGYSTASHFIAAFKKKYGTTPKKYLMGLAN, encoded by the coding sequence ATGGAAGCAAAAAATGTCGCCCAAGGTTCTTTTCAGGAAGTACTCATCGAAGATGGGTTTTTCGTATTGAAAATACAGAACGATACTCCTGAAATACAGAAGGTTAGTCGGGAAATCGATAGCTCCTTTATTCAATTCCATTTTTGCTTAAAGGGCAGTGCTACATTTGTATTTAATGAAGGACGCTATGCCCTCGAAGTCTCGGAAGAAAACTCGCTACTCTTGTACAACACCCAAGTAGACCTTCCTTTGAATTTGGAATTGAACGCCAACTCCTGGTTGGTCTCGGTGGTAATGACCATTCGGAAATTCCACTCCCTTTTCTCTAAAGAAGCGGATTACATTCCCTTTCTGAGTGCGGATACTAAAGATAAAAAATACTATGCGCAGGAAGGGGTGGGTCCCGCTATCGCGGTTATCCTAAGCCAGATAATCAATTACAACCTACATCCTTCCATTAAGGAGCTCTACATTAAAGGGAAGGTGTACGAACTTATCTCGCTCTATTTCAATAAAAGTCCCGATGCTGATATCGAGCAATGCCCGTTCTTGGTAGACGAAGATAATGTGCGGCGTATTCGCAAAGCCAAGGAAATTATGATTTCCCGTATGGCGGAACCCCCGACTTTGACCGAGCTTTCAGAGGAAATCGGGCTCTCGATGAAAAAATTAAAAGAGGGCTTCAAACAGATTTATGGGGACTCGGTATTTAGTTTTCTTTTTGATTATAAAATGGACTATGCTCGAAAGATGCTGGAAACCGGCCAACACAATGTAAACGAGGTAGGTTTGAAAGTGGGATACAGTACCGCAAGCCATTTTATCGCTGCCTTTAAGAAAAAGTATGGCACTACCCCGAAAAAGTATTTAATGGGCTTAGCGAATTGA
- a CDS encoding DUF86 domain-containing protein, giving the protein MENEINVWLEDINQAIEEIISFLPRKRDFLEFQKDLKGKRAIERDLEIIGEAVSRILKVDPNFPITHARKIVDTRNRISHGYDTVSDDIIWSIIIRDLDELKVEIKNLLAE; this is encoded by the coding sequence ATGGAGAATGAAATCAACGTCTGGTTAGAGGACATAAATCAAGCCATTGAAGAAATAATTTCATTCTTACCCAGAAAAAGAGACTTTCTCGAATTCCAAAAAGACCTTAAAGGAAAACGTGCCATCGAGCGAGATTTAGAAATAATAGGTGAGGCGGTCAGTAGAATTTTAAAAGTCGACCCCAATTTTCCCATAACACACGCACGTAAAATAGTCGACACCCGAAATAGAATCAGCCATGGTTATGATACGGTGTCCGATGATATCATTTGGTCCATAATCATTCGAGACCTGGATGAATTAAAGGTAGAAATCAAGAACTTACTTGCTGAATAA
- the hemC gene encoding hydroxymethylbilane synthase, with protein sequence MKEKVIRIGTRDSELALWQANTVKDQLEALGNKTVLVPIKSTGDLVLDKPLYELGITGIFTKTLDVAMIKGEIDIAVHSLKDVPTKLPEGIVQAAVLERGNFYDILAYKDNQEFLAEREATIATGSLRRKAQWLNRYPTHTVVGLRGNVNSRHEKLEQSNWNGAIFAAAGLERIGLEPENTIGLTWMLPAPAQGAVMIAAMEHDEFVRAACEELNHRPTEICTSLEREFLRILEGGCSAPIGALALIKEEEITLKGVLLSVDGTKKLEIEKTAEIGKHEGLAQSCADHILNRGGKRLMNDLVEIEQRPTVFSTKKLTSEQQQQFDKRMKVDSDDFVKIYLNRIPAAALRNEIQNVVITSKNAVEALLASVDPSTLKFTNIYCVGRRTKKLIEARIGKVTHVDRNAKALAEHLVDYMEGLEVTYFCSSIRLDELPDILTENNITVHEVEAYETKLSPVKVPDGVKRMLFFSPSTVESFLLKNTPGKRVAYCIGETTAKVARKHFEKVLVAELPSVTDVIKLVNTKTG encoded by the coding sequence ATGAAAGAGAAGGTAATCCGAATTGGTACCCGCGATAGCGAATTGGCGCTCTGGCAGGCAAATACCGTGAAAGACCAATTGGAAGCTTTGGGGAACAAAACCGTTTTGGTGCCCATCAAATCGACCGGGGATTTGGTTTTGGATAAACCGCTGTACGAACTTGGAATCACTGGAATTTTTACCAAAACCCTAGATGTCGCCATGATAAAGGGTGAAATAGATATCGCCGTGCATTCCCTAAAGGACGTACCTACCAAACTACCGGAAGGCATCGTACAGGCGGCGGTATTGGAGCGGGGAAATTTTTACGATATCCTTGCCTATAAAGACAATCAAGAATTCCTTGCCGAAAGGGAAGCGACCATAGCGACCGGAAGTCTACGAAGAAAGGCGCAATGGCTGAACCGCTATCCGACCCACACGGTGGTAGGGCTTCGCGGCAACGTGAACAGTAGGCACGAAAAATTGGAGCAGAGCAATTGGAACGGGGCCATTTTTGCCGCTGCAGGACTAGAGCGCATTGGTCTGGAACCGGAAAACACGATTGGTCTTACGTGGATGCTCCCTGCACCCGCCCAAGGTGCCGTAATGATCGCGGCCATGGAGCATGATGAGTTCGTACGAGCTGCATGTGAAGAACTGAACCATAGGCCAACGGAAATCTGCACGAGCTTGGAGCGTGAATTTCTACGAATTTTGGAAGGCGGTTGTAGTGCTCCCATAGGGGCATTGGCATTGATAAAAGAAGAAGAGATTACCTTAAAAGGGGTGTTGTTGAGCGTTGACGGTACCAAGAAATTGGAAATCGAGAAAACGGCGGAAATAGGAAAACATGAGGGACTCGCACAAAGTTGTGCAGACCATATTTTAAACCGCGGTGGCAAACGGTTAATGAACGACTTGGTCGAGATTGAGCAACGCCCAACCGTCTTTTCTACCAAAAAACTGACCTCCGAGCAACAGCAGCAATTCGATAAACGCATGAAAGTCGACTCTGACGACTTCGTGAAAATTTACCTGAACCGTATTCCGGCTGCAGCGCTTCGGAACGAGATTCAAAATGTGGTCATCACCAGTAAAAATGCGGTGGAAGCGCTTTTGGCGAGTGTTGACCCGAGTACCTTGAAATTCACCAATATTTATTGCGTTGGCCGTAGGACAAAGAAATTGATCGAAGCCCGAATCGGAAAGGTAACCCACGTGGACAGGAATGCCAAGGCCCTCGCTGAACATCTGGTAGATTATATGGAAGGCCTTGAAGTAACATATTTTTGCAGTAGCATCCGTTTGGATGAACTGCCCGATATCCTTACCGAAAATAATATCACAGTCCACGAGGTAGAAGCGTATGAGACCAAGCTCTCGCCGGTAAAAGTACCGGACGGTGTGAAGCGGATGTTGTTTTTCAGTCCGTCTACGGTAGAGAGTTTTCTCTTGAAGAATACCCCGGGCAAAAGGGTGGCGTATTGCATTGGGGAAACAACTGCAAAAGTTGCAAGAAAGCATTTTGAAAAAGTATTGGTGGCCGAGTTGCCTTCGGTAACAGATGTCATCAAGTTGGTGAACACGAAAACGGGATAA
- a CDS encoding VOC family protein, with amino-acid sequence MNLNQITVPSLDLHKSVPFYQKLGLQLIVDAIPDYARYECPEGDATFSIHKVTELPKGDGIYVYFECIDLDERVTTLLKNGIEFDELPKDKKWLWREARLRDLDGNQIILFHGGVNRKNPPWRLTS; translated from the coding sequence ATGAACCTCAATCAAATAACCGTACCCTCGCTCGATTTACATAAATCGGTTCCTTTTTATCAAAAGTTAGGGCTTCAATTGATTGTAGATGCTATTCCCGACTATGCGCGGTATGAATGTCCCGAAGGTGACGCTACTTTCTCGATTCATAAGGTTACCGAATTGCCAAAAGGGGATGGAATCTATGTCTATTTTGAATGTATTGACCTCGACGAACGCGTAACGACCCTATTGAAAAATGGAATCGAATTCGATGAGCTGCCCAAGGACAAAAAATGGTTATGGCGTGAAGCTAGGTTACGGGACTTGGACGGGAATCAAATCATCTTATTTCACGGGGGTGTAAATCGAAAGAATCCACCGTGGCGGTTAACTTCATAA
- a CDS encoding nucleotidyltransferase domain-containing protein, translated as MNQINEHIDQINKLCISNGVKSLFAFGSVLKNQLRTDSDIDLVVDIDDNDPFSYSDKYFNLKFNLERIFNRKIDLLELRAIRNQLLKKEIDKTKLLIYGE; from the coding sequence ATGAACCAGATAAACGAACATATCGACCAGATTAATAAACTGTGTATCTCAAACGGAGTCAAATCGCTATTTGCATTTGGTTCCGTGCTGAAAAATCAACTTCGAACCGATAGTGATATCGATTTAGTTGTGGATATTGATGATAATGACCCCTTCTCGTACTCGGACAAATATTTTAACTTAAAATTCAATCTTGAAAGGATTTTCAATCGTAAAATCGACCTTTTAGAATTGAGAGCCATCCGGAATCAACTCCTCAAAAAAGAGATAGACAAGACCAAACTTCTGATTTATGGAGAATGA
- the hemA gene encoding glutamyl-tRNA reductase, whose amino-acid sequence MKDYHISRHNSFYTIGLNYKKADAVVRGKFSLSEEALKRLLKQAKEQGIDGLLATSTCNRTELHGFAQHPFQLIKLLCDNTLGSVEEFQEVAYVYKNKEAIGHLFRVGTGLDSQILGDFEIISQLRSSFNRSKKQGIANPFIERLCNSIIQASKRIKNETGISSGATSVAFASVQYIIKNVPDISNKNILLFGTGKIGRNTCENLIKHSKNTHITLINRTKDKAEKIAVKFNLLVKDYGDLQTEIRGADVLVVATGAQSPTISKDLIHTKKPLLILDLSIPKNVADGVSEMNNVTVIHLDDLSQMTDSTLARRKKFIPQAEGIIDEVKHDFTQWLETRKFAPVIKALKRKLKTIKEEELDYQSKKISDFNVDQADVISDRIIQKITKQFANHLKDDEVDSDTSLQLIQKVFQLEIDSHK is encoded by the coding sequence ATGAAGGATTACCACATTTCAAGACACAATTCGTTCTACACCATAGGCCTGAACTACAAAAAGGCAGATGCCGTCGTTCGTGGTAAGTTTAGCCTAAGTGAAGAAGCTTTGAAACGGCTTTTGAAGCAAGCCAAGGAGCAGGGAATAGACGGCCTTCTAGCCACCTCTACCTGCAACCGTACTGAACTGCACGGTTTTGCCCAGCATCCCTTTCAACTGATTAAATTACTTTGCGATAATACGCTTGGTTCCGTGGAGGAATTCCAGGAGGTCGCCTATGTATATAAGAATAAAGAGGCCATTGGGCATTTATTTCGTGTTGGGACTGGATTGGATAGTCAGATTCTGGGTGATTTCGAAATCATCAGTCAGCTGCGTTCCAGTTTTAATAGGTCGAAAAAGCAGGGTATTGCAAATCCGTTTATAGAACGCTTATGCAATTCCATTATTCAAGCGAGTAAACGCATTAAGAACGAGACGGGTATTTCATCGGGCGCAACCTCGGTAGCTTTTGCGTCGGTACAGTACATCATCAAAAATGTACCGGATATTTCAAACAAGAATATTTTACTTTTCGGAACGGGCAAAATAGGGAGAAATACTTGCGAAAATCTTATAAAACATTCGAAGAACACCCATATTACCTTGATCAACCGCACCAAGGACAAGGCGGAGAAAATAGCGGTCAAGTTCAATCTGTTGGTGAAAGATTATGGGGATTTGCAAACCGAAATCCGTGGTGCCGATGTGCTGGTCGTCGCAACCGGGGCACAATCGCCTACGATTTCTAAAGACCTCATCCATACTAAAAAGCCTTTGTTGATCTTAGACCTTTCGATTCCCAAAAATGTGGCGGACGGGGTAAGTGAAATGAACAATGTAACTGTTATTCACTTGGATGACCTCTCTCAAATGACCGACAGCACTTTGGCCCGTAGGAAAAAATTCATTCCGCAGGCCGAAGGTATCATCGACGAGGTAAAACACGATTTTACCCAATGGCTTGAAACCCGGAAATTCGCGCCCGTCATCAAAGCGCTCAAAAGAAAATTGAAAACTATAAAAGAGGAAGAACTCGATTACCAATCGAAGAAAATATCGGACTTCAATGTCGATCAAGCCGATGTCATCTCTGACCGTATCATCCAAAAAATCACAAAGCAGTTTGCCAACCATTTGAAGGATGACGAGGTCGATTCCGATACCAGTTTGCAACTTATCCAAAAGGTTTTTCAACTAGAAATAGATTCCCATAAATGA